From a single Candidatus Edwardsbacteria bacterium genomic region:
- a CDS encoding MBL fold metallo-hydrolase, with protein sequence MIFQTVVAKGLVDTNCYLLACPDSRKAMIIDPGAFISGEAKAILGLISQHDLKLQYILNTHGHIDHTAGNEQIKKATGAELLIHSSDAGMIESGAMNGSFMFGKEVVSPPADRKLENGEQIELGKLAITVLHTPGHTPGGICLYVDGTLFSGDTLFAGSVGRTDLPGGSEVEIIRSIKEKLMILPDETIVRPGHGPRTTIGAERESNPFL encoded by the coding sequence CTGATATTCCAGACCGTGGTGGCCAAGGGCCTGGTGGATACCAATTGCTATCTGCTGGCCTGCCCGGATTCAAGAAAAGCGATGATAATTGATCCTGGCGCGTTCATCTCCGGCGAGGCAAAGGCCATCCTGGGGCTTATCAGCCAACATGATCTTAAACTGCAATACATCTTGAATACCCACGGCCACATAGATCACACTGCCGGAAACGAACAGATCAAGAAAGCCACCGGGGCCGAACTGCTTATTCACTCCAGCGATGCCGGAATGATAGAATCGGGCGCCATGAACGGGTCTTTCATGTTCGGGAAAGAGGTCGTCTCTCCGCCGGCAGACCGTAAACTGGAGAACGGCGAGCAAATCGAACTTGGTAAATTAGCCATCACCGTATTGCATACGCCAGGACATACTCCTGGCGGTATATGTCTTTATGTTGACGGTACCCTTTTCTCCGGCGATACCCTGTTTGCCGGATCGGTGGGCCGGACCGATCTGCCGGGCGGTAGCGAGGTGGAGATAATCCGTTCTATCAAAGAAAAGCTCATGATCCTGCCGGATGAAACCATCGTCCGGCCGGGCCACGGGCCAAGGACAACCATTGGTGCCGAACGGGAGAGCAATCCCTTTCTTTAA